A genomic window from Ciona intestinalis chromosome 8, KH, whole genome shotgun sequence includes:
- the LOC100175202 gene encoding 2-(3-amino-3-carboxypropyl)histidine synthase subunit 1-like — MEPTKAEVTTVVKANPIRKRFGPNSRANIPNKVPDEILNDPKLQLAVSVLPKNYEFEIYKTVWRVQQSGAKRVALQFPEGLLMFSCIISDIVETFTTADTVIMGDVTYGACCVDDYSARALGCDFMVHYGHSCLVPINNMPDMKMLYVFVHIKIDNTHFVETVKLNFEKGSKIVLVSTVQFITSVQSTKQELASEGIEVVIPQCKPLSPGEVLGCTSTKLGEIKADALIYLGDGRFHLESIMISNPEIPAYAYDPYSKKFTRERYDHQTMLKTRKSEIDRASKADKWAIILGTLGRQGSLKVMNYLKESIESSGKSVITVLLSEIFPNKLKLMPGIDAWVQIACPRLSIDWGTAFDKPLLNPYEASVALNKAEYRKIYPMDFYANDSSGAWTPNNSVHRPVPVRKSKAKLNSNGDKKVKS, encoded by the coding sequence ATGGAGCCAACCAAAGCTGAAGTAACTACAGTTGTGAAAGCCAACCCAATTCGAAAAAGATTTGGTCCCAATTCAAGGGCAAACATTCCCAACAAGGTGCCAgatgaaattttaaatgacCCAAAGCTACAACTTGCTGTGTCTGTTCTACCAAAGAATTATGAATTTGAGATCTACAAGACTGTATGGAGAGTTCAGCAGTCTGGAGCTAAAAGGGTGGCTCTGCAGTTCCCTGAAGGGTTGCTCATGTTTTCATGTATTATATCTGACATAGTTGAGACCTTTACTACCGCTGATACTGTGATAATGGGTGATGTTACTTATGGCGCTTGCTGTGTGGATGACTACAGTGCAAGAGCATTGGGATGTGACTTCATGGTTCATTATGGCCACAGTTGTCTTGTTCCTATTAACAACATGCCAGATATGAAGATGCTGTACGTGTTTGTTCATATAAAGATAGATAACACTCACTTTGTGGAAACtgtgaaattaaattttgaaaaaggtTCAAAAATTGTTCTGGTGAGCACTGTGCAGTTTATAACTTCTGTTCaatcaacaaaacaagaaCTTGCAAGTGAAGGAATTGAAGTTGTTATCCCACAATGTAAACCTTTATCTCCTGGTGAAGTGTTGGGGTGTACATCCACTAAACTTGGTGAAATTAAAGCGGATGCGTTGATCTATTTAGGAGATGGGCGCTTCCATTTAGAATCCATTATGATTTCCAACCCTGAGATTCCTGCATATGCATATGATCCTTACAGTAAGAAGTTTACTAGAGAAAGATATGACCATCAAACCATGCTAAAAACAAGGAAATCTGAGATCGACAGAGCCTCAAAAGCAGATAAATGGGCAATTATCTTAGGCACTCTTGGAAGACAAGGGTCGCTAAAAGTTATGAATTACCTCAAGGAGTCAATTGAATCTTCAGGCAAATCTGTTATAACTGTTCTTCTATCTGAGATCTTTCCGAATAAACTGAAATTAATGCCAGGTATAGATGCTTGGGTTCAAATCGCTTGCCCAAGATTATCCATAGACTGGGGCACTGCCTTTGATAAACCGCTACTCAACCCATATGAGGCTTCCGTAGCGCTAAACAAAGCAGAGTATAGGAAAATATATCCAATGGATTTTTATGCAAATGATAGCAGTGGGGCATGGACGCCTAATAACTCAGTTCACCGCCCTGTTCCTGTGCGTAAAAGTAAAGCTAAACTTAATTCAAATGGTgataaaaaggttaaaagTTAA
- the LOC100185392 gene encoding phosphopantothenoylcysteine decarboxylase-like, producing the protein MVNILIGCTGSVASIKVPLLVEKLKSSKVSNCTLRVVTTENAKHFFEKTSLNVEVYDDNQEWDTWKKRGDPVLHIELRKWADVFIIAPLDANTLAKLSSGVCDNLVTCVARGWPVGEKPFIFCPAMNTMMWQHPVTKMNIDVLESWGYVQVPPVSKLLVCGDEGLGAMCSVDTIVEVTEEIINRDQRT; encoded by the exons ATGGTGAATATATTAATTGGTTGCACTGGCAGCGTGGCATCCATTAAAGTACCTTTATTggtggaaaaattaaaatcaagtaAAGTATCTAACTGCACATTGAGAGTTGTAACCACCGAAAACGCAAAGCATTTCTTTGAAAAAACTTCACTTAACGTTGAG GTTTATGATGATAATCAAGAATGGGACACTTGGAAAAAACGTGGGGACCCAGTTCTTCATATAGAACTGCGGAAATGGGCAGATGTGTTTATTATTGCCCCATTAGATGCTAACACATTAGCTAAACTGTCCAGTGGGGTGTGTGACAATTTGGTGACATGTGTTGCTCGTGGGTGGCCTGTGGGGGAGAAGCCGTTCATATTTTGCCCAGCCATGAACACAATGATGTGGCAGCATCCAGTAACAAAAATGAACATAGATGTGTTAGAGTCGTGGGGTTATGTGCAAGTACCACCAGTGTCAAAGTTGCTTGTGTGTGGTGATGAGGGATTGGGGGCAATGTGTAGTGTGGATACCATTGTTGAAGTCACTGAGGAAATTATAAACCGTGACCAACGTACATAA